One window of the Deltaproteobacteria bacterium genome contains the following:
- a CDS encoding SUMF1/EgtB/PvdO family nonheme iron enzyme, whose protein sequence is MSQAGSSPKKNHVLISDQPVNETARKDDLSFAATAEVLAKAALYTPDPITIGIFGNWGSGKTSLMRLMMNVINVEGLLENTAVPVWFNAWQYEREEHLIIPLLSTIARDIANKEKFWEYISSRDGKQRDELGIADNVFEAAKKGLEILKDGGEKVHNALRSILFGLSMKGKLGIPGISEVKINASVKDMIERYKELNKDIPTQNSLIDRSLYFDAFDKLSRLACDENINKPKIVVFIDDLDRCFPEQAVRLLESIKLVLHQPGFAFVLGIYPEIIEEFVKNKYTKEYHFAPLAGDDQELKQRMGEYLEYFKEYLGKIIQVRHYVPKRNSGEMNEFIEKLLDEAGIKSVFLAGGISPDKLYALIAEVGKYNPREIVRKLNGLIVKYRIRKAENKDKFDLFAMLINEVLGEKKYDSFRSDLDYQPKKDDETTIGQQLANAFKLDDVKNSSSHNLRCATLREKIICEEATTMDFKLQKIEKDEHLCSILITEAGIRWLEDKNYREELTEILKDEKPDDRLPDKGEMHKQPENEFAWPKRELAQVIAEIESNMVSIHAGTFTMGDGLDNNNPPHEVTLSAFEMNATQVTQEQYEALTGKTPSYLHSNFEDKNRPVENVSWEDAMVFCEKLSKEAGRRFTLPTEAQWEYACRAGSTTKYCFGDSDDGLAEYAWYNKNSGGVTHQVGKKKANEWGLYDMHGNVWEWCKDWYESTYYYDKSPNVDPEGPNSARFRVLRGGSNRHEAGTCRSANRGWDSHNNTTGPLGFRVVSSRIS, encoded by the coding sequence ATGAGCCAAGCAGGGTCGAGCCCGAAGAAGAACCACGTCCTTATAAGCGATCAACCGGTTAACGAGACCGCACGCAAAGACGATTTAAGTTTCGCTGCAACAGCCGAAGTTTTAGCCAAGGCCGCGCTATATACGCCTGACCCCATAACCATAGGTATTTTCGGAAATTGGGGTTCGGGAAAAACCTCCCTCATGCGCCTTATGATGAATGTTATAAATGTCGAAGGCTTGCTCGAAAACACAGCAGTGCCTGTCTGGTTCAACGCCTGGCAATACGAACGCGAGGAGCACCTCATTATCCCGCTTCTTTCAACCATAGCCCGCGATATTGCCAATAAAGAGAAGTTTTGGGAGTATATTTCTTCACGGGACGGAAAACAGAGAGATGAGCTTGGCATAGCTGACAATGTTTTCGAAGCCGCTAAAAAAGGCTTGGAAATATTGAAGGACGGCGGTGAAAAGGTCCACAACGCACTCCGTTCGATTCTCTTCGGGCTTTCCATGAAAGGCAAGCTTGGAATACCGGGGATAAGCGAGGTCAAGATAAATGCCTCAGTAAAAGACATGATCGAGCGTTATAAGGAACTTAACAAAGACATTCCTACCCAGAACTCACTGATTGACCGTAGCCTCTATTTCGACGCCTTCGACAAGCTGAGCCGACTGGCTTGCGACGAAAATATCAACAAGCCCAAGATAGTTGTATTTATTGATGACCTTGACCGCTGCTTTCCCGAACAGGCCGTGCGCCTTTTGGAAAGCATAAAACTGGTGCTGCATCAGCCCGGCTTCGCTTTCGTACTTGGAATATACCCGGAGATTATTGAGGAATTCGTAAAAAACAAGTACACCAAGGAATATCATTTTGCCCCCCTTGCCGGGGACGATCAGGAATTAAAACAGCGCATGGGCGAGTACTTGGAGTATTTCAAGGAATATTTGGGGAAAATTATCCAGGTTCGTCACTATGTGCCCAAACGCAATTCAGGGGAGATGAATGAATTCATAGAAAAGCTTCTGGACGAGGCTGGTATAAAGAGTGTGTTTCTGGCTGGCGGCATTTCGCCGGACAAGCTCTATGCCCTCATAGCCGAAGTTGGCAAGTATAATCCCCGTGAAATTGTAAGAAAACTGAATGGACTCATCGTAAAGTACCGGATTCGGAAGGCTGAAAATAAAGACAAATTTGATCTTTTCGCAATGCTGATAAATGAAGTGCTTGGAGAAAAAAAATACGATTCCTTCCGGTCTGACCTGGATTATCAGCCCAAGAAAGACGACGAAACAACAATCGGCCAGCAATTGGCGAATGCTTTTAAACTTGATGATGTTAAGAACTCATCAAGCCATAATTTACGATGCGCCACGCTTAGGGAAAAAATAATATGCGAAGAAGCAACAACTATGGACTTCAAATTGCAGAAAATAGAAAAAGATGAGCATTTATGCAGCATTCTGATAACTGAAGCAGGGATCAGATGGCTTGAGGACAAGAATTACCGGGAGGAACTGACTGAAATTCTAAAAGATGAAAAGCCGGATGACAGGCTGCCCGATAAAGGCGAGATGCACAAGCAGCCTGAAAATGAGTTCGCTTGGCCGAAAAGGGAGCTGGCCCAGGTCATCGCTGAAATAGAATCAAACATGGTTTCAATCCACGCCGGGACATTTACGATGGGCGATGGCTTGGACAACAACAACCCGCCCCACGAGGTTACTTTAAGCGCCTTTGAAATGAACGCTACCCAGGTGACACAGGAGCAATACGAGGCATTGACGGGCAAGACACCCTCATACTTACACTCAAACTTCGAAGACAAGAACCGTCCGGTTGAAAATGTGAGTTGGGAAGATGCCATGGTTTTCTGCGAAAAGCTTTCCAAGGAAGCAGGGAGAAGATTCACCCTGCCCACCGAGGCCCAATGGGAATATGCCTGCCGGGCGGGAAGCACAACCAAGTATTGTTTCGGGGATTCGGATGACGGATTGGCTGAATATGCCTGGTATAATAAAAATTCCGGCGGTGTAACCCATCAGGTCGGTAAAAAGAAGGCCAACGAATGGGGACTCTATGATATGCATGGCAATGTTTGGGAATGGTGTAAGGATTGGTATGAAAGCACTTATTATTATGATAAATCGCCAAATGTTGATCCAGAAGGCCCGAATTCCGCTCGTTTCCGCGTGCTTCGTGGTGGCTCGAATCGCCACGAGGCCGGGACCTGCCGGTCGGCGAATCGCGGCTGGGACTCTCATAACAACACGACAGGCCCCTTAGGCTTTCGTGTCGTTTCCTCTCGAATTTCTTAA